The following DNA comes from Alphaproteobacteria bacterium.
AGAAAATGCGTCTAAATCTGCCCAAGGGGTATTATTCTCGTATAAAAAGACACTCTGCGAACTAATCTCAAAGCTCCAAGAATCTGAAACATTTAATTGTCCTTGAGTGAGATTTGCCTCAAAACCATAAGTTTTTTCATCGTTGGATACGAGAAATTTATGGGGAGAGGAAATTTGGAATTTTAAGGCGCTCCAGTTCCAAATTGAAGCAGATACCAAGGTGTCTCTAGAGGTCCCCTCGACGAGCACATTATCTTTTTGATAGGAAAAATTTGGGTTGAGCAGTTTGATTTGTAAGGAGAAAGGATATCCACCAACTTCAATTTTGTCGTAATTGATTGAGAAATAACTATTTTTTGCAAGTTCTTCTTGAAAATGGACTTTTAATTGAGATGCTGAATACCACCAAAAAAGGCTGTATCCTGCAACGAAAACAACGAGTGAGGCTATGATAATTCTTTTGGTTTTATCCATCTGATGGCTTCCTTGTTAAATAAGGCTTTTGTATATCTAATAGATCTTGGCTGGCAGATTCAATCGTTTCTTTTAGGTATGGCAGAAAAGTTTTTTGATCCATTCCCGGAAGGATGGGTGGCAGGACATGAAAAGTAACAGTGCCGGGATACTTTCTAAAACTATTCTTAGGCCAAATCAGCCCTGTATTGAGAGCGACTGGCGTGACTGGGATCTGTAGATCACTATAAATTATGTCTATGCCTGGACGATACCGTCCCGTTTTTCCTGGTTCAGATCGGGTTCCTTCTGGAAATATGACCAGTGATTTTCCTTGGGAAAGTGTCTCACTGGCCCTTCGGGTTAATTTTCTCAAAGATGTAGTCCCTTTCCGAGAGATGGCAATCATGCCCAATTTT
Coding sequences within:
- a CDS encoding 1-acyl-sn-glycerol-3-phosphate acyltransferase translates to MHIFLRSLIFNILLVLATLVLGGLSFPCLFISRNIAFKVSHLWTMTVLFLFKSIIGVKIEIIGKEYVPTNAALIASKHQSALETIFFNILFNSPVYILKKELLWIPIIGSFFKKLGMIAISRKGTTSLRKLTRRASETLSQGKSLVIFPEGTRSEPGKTGRYRPGIDIIYSDLQIPVTPVALNTGLIWPKNSFRKYPGTVTFHVLPPILPGMDQKTFLPYLKETIESASQDLLDIQKPYLTRKPSDG